The genomic DNA AGAGACGAGAACAAATATCAATGCGGTTTCAGGAAAGTCTGATAAAAATAAAATGGCTACCATTTTAATGACGATCTCTATCCATAATGTTGACCATTTACAAAAAGTTGTTGATAGGATTAAGCGGATCCGTGATATATACTCTGTTCGTAGAATTATGCACTAAAAGGGGTTAAGTAGAGTGAGAGTTGTTGTTCAAAGGACAAAACAAGCTAGTGTTGCTGTTGATGGAAAAACTGTTGGCGCAATTGACTTTGGCTTTATGCTTCTTGTAGGGATTACACATGAAGATACGGTAGATGATGTGGCTTTTCTAACAGATAAAATTGTAAATCTACGTATATTTGAAGATGAAAATGAAAAAATGAATTTGTCTTTGCTAGATGTAGGTGGACAAATTTTATCGATCTCTCAATTCACCTTATATGGTGACTGTCGTAAAGGAAGAAGACCGAACTTCATGAGTGCGGCTAAACCAGAACTAGCTGAAAGACTCTATGACCTGTTTAATGAGAAACTACGTGAAAAGGGAATTAAGGTGGAAACGGGGATTTTTGGTGCAATGATGGATGTTCAGCTTATTAATCATGGTCCTGTAACGTTAATTGTAGAAAGTAAATAATAATGTACCCTAACTTTTCCAAGTTAGGGTTTTTTATTTTAAAAACTGGACATGATAAAGGGAAAAGAGTTTGAAAGGAAGTCGATTATGAGAGCAGGAAGTAAACAATCAGGGGTAAACAATGGACATCATCAACTCATTGGAGTTGACTTTCATGATTTTATTCAAAAAGAGCAAAATAGCACAAATTTTGAGTTGGCAGAAGAATATGGAATTTCTTTAAGGTCAGTTAAAGACCTAAAAAAGAAGTTAGCAAGAAATTAAATATTATTTCTATATTGACAACCGTACTGTTAGTTCGTATGATAGAATACAACGATTAACATAATATTTATATAACCATTGAGGGAGCACAGTAGTTAAGATCTTACGTGGTAAGAGAGGAAATGTCGTGGCTGTAAACATTTCTCCATGTACTTAATGAATGAACACTCCTTAGGTTTTTCCCTGAACAAAGATTTTTTATTGATTAGTAGGGGGAAACGTTACAGGCGTTAACTGTTTAAAGTGGGATCTTTTTCTAATAAAGATCCAATTAGGGTGGCACCACGGGATTTAAACTCTCGTCCCTGATATATTCGTTATATCAGGGATGGGAGTTTTTTGTATTGTTAAGGCTGTTTTTGCAAAAAAATGTTATCTTCAAATCAAATAGTAAAGGCATTTCACAAGGTTTGGCGGGCATCTATTCTAACCTTTAAAACTGAGTAGTAACCAAAATACTTATCTATTTGTTGAACAACCACAAAGTTAACGAAAAGAGCCATTGTTATAAAAGAGTACATAGATGTTTAGATACAGGAGGAGTTTACTATGAATTTCAAAATACCGCGCGGCACACAAGATATATTGCCCGGGAAAGTAGAACTTTGGCAATATGTAGAAGAAAAAGCAAGAGATCTTTGTCGAAGGTACAATTATAAGGAAATCCGAACACCAATCTTTGAACAAACAGAATTATTTATGAGAGGTGTTGGGGATACCACGGATATCGTCCAAAAAGAAATGTACACATTTGAAGATCGTGGTGGTCGTAGCTTAACTCTAAGACCAGAAGGAACGGCATCTACGGTTAGATCTTTTGTTGAAAATAAACTATTTGGTAATCCAATTCAACCAACAAAGTTATATTATATTGGTCCTATGTTTCGCTATGAACGTCCACAGTCAGGGAGAATGCGTCAGTTTGTCCAATTTGGAGTAGAAGCATTAGGAAGCTCTGATCCAACGATAGATGCAGAAGTGATTGCCTTAGCGATGGAGTTTTATCGTGAGTTAGGATTGAAAAATTTAAAACTTGTCATCAATAGTCTTGGGGATACGGAAAGTAGAAATGCTCATCGTGAAGCACTTGTTCAACATTTTCAACCTAGAATTGAAGAGTTTTGCTCAGACTGCCAAGCAAGGTTAGCCAAAAATCCATTGCGAATTCTGGATTGTAAAAAGGATCGCGATCACGAACTAATGGCTACAGCACCTGCCATCCTAGATTATCTAAATGAGGAGTCTACAAACTACTTCGAAAAGGTAAAAAAGTTATTAACTGATATGGGGATTAGTTTTGAAGTAGACCCAAACCTTGTTCGTGGTTTGGATTATTATAATAATACTGCTTTTGAGATTATGATTGATGGTGATGGATTTGGATCTATTACAACACTTAGTGGCGGTGGTAGATATAACGGATTAGTTCAAGAAATTGGTGGACCTGAAACACCAGGAATAGGTTTTGCATTAAGTATTGAACGCCTGCTAATGGCGTTAGAAGTACAAAATATTTCATTGCCTGTTACTGAAAAAATCGATTGTTATGTGATCGCCTTAGGTGAAGAAGCAAAGCTCGCAGGAGCGAATATTAGTTTTAAGTTAAGACAGGCTGGTTTCTCGTGTGATCAGGATTATCTAGACAAGAAAATGAAAGCTCAAATGAAAGCTGCTGATCGTTTTCAAGCTACCTATGTCTTAATTATTGGAGATAGTGAATTAGAGCAAAATGTTGTTGTCGTAAAAGAAATGGCTACAGGTGAACAACAAGAGGTAGCATTGGATCAAATTACGGATTACTTACTAGAGAAAATGAATTTATAGGGGGTATTAGTAGTGATTGGAAGAACACATAAGTGTGGAGATGTATTAGAAACAACAATAGGCGAAAAAGTTCGTTTGAAAGGGTGGGTGCAAACTCGTCGTGACCTAGGTCAAGTTATTTTTATTGATTTGCGTGATCGTTCTGGTATTGTACAAGTAGTATTCCAACCAGAGACATCAAGAGAGGCACTTGAAATTGCTGACAAAATCCGTAGCGAATATGTAATCGATATCGAAGGAACAGTTTCTGCGCGAAATGAGGCGACAGTTAATCCTAAGATGAAGACTGGAAAAGTTGAAGTACTGGCAACAAAAATTGAAGTCCTTAATAAATCAAAAGCTTTACCATTTCAAATTGAGGACTCAACAACGGCTTCAGAAGACGTCCGTCTTAAATATCGCTACCTTGATTTAAGACGTCCTGAAATGCAAGAAACATTTATGTTACGTCATAAAACAACAAAATTAATTCGTGATTTTCTAGACAACAATACATTCTTAGAAGTTGAAACACCAATGCTTACAAAGAGTACGCCAGAAGGTGCACGTGATTATTTAGTTCCAAGTCGTGTTCATCATGGGGAATTTTATGCCTTACCACAGTCACCTCAAATCTTTAAGCAATTATTAATGGTTTCTGGCTTTGAGCGTTACTACCAAATAGTTAGATGTTTCCGTGACGAGGATCTACGAGCTGACCGCCAGCCTGAATTTACTCAAGTCGATATTGAAACTTCGTTCATGGATAAAGAAGATTTATTGGCGATGATGGAAGAAATGATGGTTAAGGTTATGAAAGAAGTCAAAGGATTAGATGTTCAAGCTCCTTTTCAGCGATTAACGTATGATGAAGCAATGAATCGTTACGGGTCAGATAAACCAGACACTCGTTTCGGAATGGAACTTGTCGAGTTATCACATATTGTTAAAAATTGCGGCTTTAAGGTGTTTACTTCAGCTATTGAGAACGGTGGAATTGTCAAAGGTATCAACGTGAAAGGTGGAGCTTTAAAGTATTCTCGTAAAGAGATCGATGACTTAGCAAAATTTGTTGCAATTTATGGAGCAAAAGGACTTGCCTGGCTGAAGGTTGAGGAAGATGGTTTAAAAGGTCCAATTGTGAAATTCCTTTCTGAAGAAGAGCAAACGGAAATGCGCTTAGCTCTTAATGCTGAAGTTGGAGACCTTCTATTCTTTGGGGCTGATAAAAAGAAAGTTGTATTTGATAGCTTAGGAGCACTACGTTTAAAGTTTGCGAAGGAATTACAACTAATCGATAAGACTCAATTCAATTTCCTATGGGTTACTGAGTTCCCGCTATTGTCGTATGATGAAGAAGCTAGTCGCTATGTAGCTGAACACCACCCATTTACTCGACCAGTTAAAGAAGACGAAGAGCTACTTACTTCTGCCCCAGAAAAAGTAAGAGCAGAAGCTTACGATTTAGTTTTAAACGGATATGAGCTTGGGGGAGGTTCACAACGTATTTATGAACGCGGGCTACAAGAAACAATGTTTAAAGCATTAGGTTTCTCTGATGAAGAAGCACGGAACCAATTTGGATTTTTACTAGAAGCCTTTGAATACGGAACTCCTCCACATGGTGGGATTGCACTTGGATTAGATCGTTTGATTATGTTGTTAGCAGGAAGAACAAATCTACGTGATACAATAGCATTTCCAAAAACCGCTAGTGCGAGTTGTTTACTTACAAACGCTCCAAGTGGCGTTAGTGAAGCACAGTTAAAAGAACTAAACCTATCAGTGCTTCCTAAAAAAGAAGAGAAAATAGAAGCGTAATTAATATGAATGTAAAACGTAAAATGTAGAATTACTTGGTTGGTTAATCACTAAAAAACCAACAAGAAAATTTAACATTTTATGTTTTACATTTTTTTCTTTTCATGCTATATTATTTTTACGTGAATTTTGAAGCTTTGAAATAATTTTACTATTTAAAAAACTAATGGCTGTAAAAAAATAAATATACTTATCAAGAGAGGCGGAGGGACTGACCCTATGAAGCCCGGCAACCTGTTAAGGTTATCTTTGGATAACCGTAGGGAGATTGTAAATACAATCTTCACTTATTTAACAAGGTGCTAATTTCAGCAGAGCTACTATTAGCTTTGGCAGATAAGTGAAGGAGTTAAAAACCTTTCCTTATCTGGAGAGGTTTTTTTATTTTGTAAGATTAGTCGTGCGGAAATTTTCAACTTGGAATGTTAAGGAGATGGTCTCGTTGATCAAAATTGGCTTATTAGGGTTTGGTACAGTAAATTCAGGGGTGTACGAGGGTATTACAGATACGTTAAGTTATTTAGAACAGCTATTAGGAGATTCCGTGTCTGTAGAGAAAATCCTGATAAGAGACAAACAAAAATATAGTAATAATTCTAATGATGAGTTACTAACAGATGTAGCTGATGACTTTTTCAAGCATGAGTATCATGTCGTTTTTGAAGCGATGGGTGGGGAGCAACCAGCACTAGATTATGTAACGTTTTTGTTAACAAAGAGAATTCCTGTCATTACAGCAAATAAGGAGCTAATAGCTAAACATGGTTCAAAACTTGAGAGTTTAGCAAAGAAGTATGAAACATTCATTGGTTTTGAAGCAACCGTTGCTGGTGGTATTCCAATTATTAATACGCTTAAAAGTCAGCTACAATGGACCTCCGTTGAAAAGGTGTCAGGAATTTTGAATGGAACAACCAATTATATTATCACAAGTCTACAAGAAGGAAATCGGACATTTGAAAGTGTTTTAAGAGAAGCTCAAGAACTTGGCTTTGCAGAAGCGGATCCGACCTCAGATGTAGAGGGGTATGATGCTCTATATAAGTTACAAATTCTCTGTAGGCTTTGTTTTGGTTCGTGGCCAACACCAGAACAATTCCAAAGAACTGGTATGTCTCACTTAAAGTCCTGGCATTTTAAAGCAGGTGACTATTTTCAGTTGAAATTAAAGTACATTGCTGAAGCATATTATGATGGTCATGAAGTAAAGGGATCTATTTCCCCTACTTTTGTTGAGGAGAAACATCCATTATCTTCAATTATTAACGAGAACAATGGAATCTTTTTGCAAGGAGATTGGTTAGGGAACTTTGTTGCTTCTGGACCAGGTGCAGGTAAAAAACCAACGGCAACAAGTATGATTGAAGATTATCTTCACCAGCTTCAGAACAAGACTTTTAAACAAACGCCCATTAAAAGAAAGGTTGTAAATCATGTAGATACTAAGGAATATTTAGTTTTGTATGATATAGCGAATGAAAAAGAAATTTACCAATTCCTAAAATTAGTAACCTATCGAGTAGATAAAGTAGTTCAGTTTGAAAATAAAGAAAAGGTAGCAATGTTAATTACAGCAAATCAACTACTACCTTCAATCAAGAGCGCTGATCAACCCGTTGACATTTTTCCAGTTTTACGAGTAAATACAAAGGTTGAAAAGTTTACCGTTGAAACGCAATTAAAAGCGTTATAATCAAAATTTGTCGAATTTGCAAATTTTAGTGGAATTCACCTCGTAAACTTGAATTCAAAAAAAAATCGTGATATGATAAAAACAACAAATGAGCATCCTGAGGTGTTAGTAGGATACTATAAGTTTTGAGCCAACATTTTTAATAAGGGAGCCTGAAGTTTTAGTTTGGCGTGCAAGCCTTCTCGAGAGGAAGTACTAAGAAATAAACAAGGCACCCACCTGCCGAGGCAGGTTCAAAACTATGTGTTTTACGGCATTTTGGGGCTCTAATTTCTTTTGTTTATGACCAACCTAGGAAAATTTCCTAGGTTTTTATTTATTCATAGGCTAGGAACAGAACTTCTAGTCCGAGGGTATAGACAGGTCTTAAAAAGGGAAATTTACAATTTATACAGCATATGATATATTTTTATTCGTGAGTGTAGATTTCCTATTGATTTAATAGGATTTGGAAGGAGAATAAACATGTTACATCAGTTTTCCAGGAATGAACTTGCCATCGGTCATGATGGTTTAAACATTTTAAAAAATAGTACTGTTGCTGTATTAGGAATTGGAGGAGTAGGTTCTTTCTCTGCAGAGGCTCTTGCACGTTCTGGAGTAGGGAGACTTGTGTTAGTCGATAAAGATGATGTTGATATTACAAACGTAAATCGCCAAGTACATGCCTTGCTATCGACAGTCGGTCAGCCGAAAGTTGATTTAATGAAGGCTAGAATTGCCGATATTAATCCTGAATGTGAAGTGATCGCTTTAAAAATGTTCTATACAGAAGAAACCTATGAATCATTCTTTGAGTATGGGCTTGATTTTGTTGTTGATGCTTCTGACACGATTTCATACAAAATCCATTTAATGAAAGAATGTTTAAGAAGAAAAATCCCTATCATCTCAAGTATGGGTGTCGCAAATAAAATGGACCCAACTAGACTAAGAATTGCAGATATCTCTAAAACAACTTATGATCCTATTGCAAAAGTTATCAGAACAAAATTACGTAAACAGGGCATACATAAAGGGATAAATGTTGTATTTTCTGATGAACAACCCATTAAAATTCGTGAAGAAATTAGAAAAGAAATTGTTTCGAAGGCTGCTGAAGAAGGTCAAATTAGAAAAGCAAAAATGCCACCATCATCAAATGCATTTGTCCCTTCAGTTTCTGGACTAATTATGGCAGGGCATGTTATTACAACACTGCTAAAAGACATCCACATTGAACGATAATAAAAAAATGTTGAATTAGTAGGAATTACTAATCCAACATTTTTTTTATTTACTGTTATTGTAATTTATTGTTTTTGTTTCAGATCCAGAATTGTACTTTAACCCAAATATTCTGGTAGTTTTGTGCTTAATTTTTTTATATAAGTATAAATTAGTTTAGTAGCCACAGTTTTTATGAACATTCTATTGATAAATTTCAGAACCTTTCATATAATGAAAGCACTTACATAAGTCATCTGATGACCTTAAGATTTGTTATCACTAAACTGGGGAGTTTAGATTATAAAGGAAACTTATAGGGTGCTATGTTGTTAGGTTATCAGATGACCGTATGAATTTTTCTAGGGGGAATTAAGTTGGGGACAGGGTTATTAGCTATTATTGCATTAGTACCAATTTTATCTGTATTACTTTTTTTGGTCATCTTAAGGTGGCCAGCTAGTCGAGCAATGCCAGTATCATTTTTGGTAACTGTTACAGTTGCACTATTTGTATGGAACGTTCCAATAATTCAAGTTTTTGCTGCATCGTTTCGTGGGGTTGTCATGTCTATTGATATTTTACTTATTGTTTTTGGAGCAATTTTACTATTAAACACATTAAAAGAGGGCGGTGCACTAAATACAATTAAACAAGGGTTTACTGATGTATCTCCTGACCGCCGTGTTCAAGCAATCATTATTGCTTGGTTATTTGGTTCCTTTATAGAAGGAGCTTCAGGTTTTGGTACGCCGGCAGCGATTGCCGCACCACTACTAGTTGCAATTGGCTTTCCGGCAATGGGAGCAGTATTGGTAGCATTAATTATTCAATCGACACCAGTAACGTTTGGAGCAATTGGAACTCCAATTCTAGTAGGAGTAAATGGTGCACTAGGTTCAATTGAATCTATAACCAATTTACCGAATACGTTGCTTCAAATCGCAGGGCAAGTTGCAATCCTTCATATGATTGTTGGTATTTTCCTACCATTAGTAATGGTAGCGATGCTAACTAGGTATTTCGGGAAAAATAAATCATTTGCAGAAGGTTTTGCTATCTGGAAGTTTGCAATCTTTGCAGGTGCAGCATTTACTGTGCCGTATGCGTTAATTGCCAACCTACTTGGACCTGAGTTTCCATCACTTTTTGGTGGGTTAATTGGTTTAGCTATTGTTGTCCCAGCTGCTAAAAAGAGATTTTTGTTACCAAAACATACTTGGACTTTTGAGAAAGAAGAAAAGTGGGATCCAGAATGGACTGGTAGTTTAAAAGTAGATACTAGTGATTTTAAAGGTCCAAAAGTTTCGATGGTTAAATCATGGTTTCCTTATGTATTAGTTGGAGTACTATTGGTGATAACACGCCTTGACTTTTTGCCTGTTAAGAAATTCTTACAAAATATTAAAATAGATTATGTTAAAGTTTTTGGAAATGAAAACGGTTTATTTGAAACCGGAATTCAATCTTCACAAACCCCATTTTATTTACCGGCAGCAATCTTTTTATTAGTATCACTTATATGTATCTTGTTATATGGAATGAGAGGCTCTTCATATAATAAGGCAATAAATGGAGCATTCAAGACAACAGTTAGTGCTGCACCTGCCTTACTATTTGCAGTACCTATGGTTCAAGTTTTCATTAACTCAAACGTTGCAACCAATGAATTCAGGGCAATGCCATTTCAATTAGCGGTAGGTGCAGCTGAAGTGTTTGGTGCACAATGGCCAATCATCTCACCAATAATTGGTGCACTTGGAGCATTCGTCGCAGGAAGTAATACAATCTCAAATATGATGTTTGCAGGATTTCAATATAACACAGCAGAATTAATTGGAGTTGGCTCAAGTGCAACAATAATCGTAGCCCTCCAAGCAATTGGTGGAGCAGCAGGTAACATGATTTGCGTACACAATGTAGTAGCCGCTTCGGCTGCGGCTGGTGTTGTAGGTCGTGAAGGTTCGATGATACGTAAAACACTTATTCCGATGATGTACTATGTCCTCTTTGCTGGTTCTCTAGGGTATGTATACTTATATGGTTTGGGTTTCAATATCGGTTCAGTCATCCTATTTGCAGTCATAGGCTTACTAATCTATATGATTATTACAGGCATTAAGAAAAACAAAGAGATGGATATAGAACAAAATAAAGTAGCGTAATTTATTTGTTAAAATACTGTTCCCCAGTCTATTATTTAGTATAATAGTTGGGGAATAGTAATTTATAATGTTGTTTAAAGCGGAATTTAGTAAGTATCGTTTTTTTTATTATCAAAGTCATCAGATGACCTGACTATATTGAATTGCTAGGGGGAAAGTAAATGAAAGTATCGTTGTTTTTAACTTGTTTAGCAGATGTTGTTTACCCAGCCTCAGTTGGTAAAAGTACAG from Anaerobacillus alkaliphilus includes the following:
- the dtd gene encoding D-aminoacyl-tRNA deacylase encodes the protein MRVVVQRTKQASVAVDGKTVGAIDFGFMLLVGITHEDTVDDVAFLTDKIVNLRIFEDENEKMNLSLLDVGGQILSISQFTLYGDCRKGRRPNFMSAAKPELAERLYDLFNEKLREKGIKVETGIFGAMMDVQLINHGPVTLIVESK
- the aspS gene encoding aspartate--tRNA ligase, coding for MIGRTHKCGDVLETTIGEKVRLKGWVQTRRDLGQVIFIDLRDRSGIVQVVFQPETSREALEIADKIRSEYVIDIEGTVSARNEATVNPKMKTGKVEVLATKIEVLNKSKALPFQIEDSTTASEDVRLKYRYLDLRRPEMQETFMLRHKTTKLIRDFLDNNTFLEVETPMLTKSTPEGARDYLVPSRVHHGEFYALPQSPQIFKQLLMVSGFERYYQIVRCFRDEDLRADRQPEFTQVDIETSFMDKEDLLAMMEEMMVKVMKEVKGLDVQAPFQRLTYDEAMNRYGSDKPDTRFGMELVELSHIVKNCGFKVFTSAIENGGIVKGINVKGGALKYSRKEIDDLAKFVAIYGAKGLAWLKVEEDGLKGPIVKFLSEEEQTEMRLALNAEVGDLLFFGADKKKVVFDSLGALRLKFAKELQLIDKTQFNFLWVTEFPLLSYDEEASRYVAEHHPFTRPVKEDEELLTSAPEKVRAEAYDLVLNGYELGGGSQRIYERGLQETMFKALGFSDEEARNQFGFLLEAFEYGTPPHGGIALGLDRLIMLLAGRTNLRDTIAFPKTASASCLLTNAPSGVSEAQLKELNLSVLPKKEEKIEA
- a CDS encoding RNA polymerase subunit sigma-70, producing the protein MRAGSKQSGVNNGHHQLIGVDFHDFIQKEQNSTNFELAEEYGISLRSVKDLKKKLARN
- the hisS gene encoding histidine--tRNA ligase; this translates as MNFKIPRGTQDILPGKVELWQYVEEKARDLCRRYNYKEIRTPIFEQTELFMRGVGDTTDIVQKEMYTFEDRGGRSLTLRPEGTASTVRSFVENKLFGNPIQPTKLYYIGPMFRYERPQSGRMRQFVQFGVEALGSSDPTIDAEVIALAMEFYRELGLKNLKLVINSLGDTESRNAHREALVQHFQPRIEEFCSDCQARLAKNPLRILDCKKDRDHELMATAPAILDYLNEESTNYFEKVKKLLTDMGISFEVDPNLVRGLDYYNNTAFEIMIDGDGFGSITTLSGGGRYNGLVQEIGGPETPGIGFALSIERLLMALEVQNISLPVTEKIDCYVIALGEEAKLAGANISFKLRQAGFSCDQDYLDKKMKAQMKAADRFQATYVLIIGDSELEQNVVVVKEMATGEQQEVALDQITDYLLEKMNL
- a CDS encoding L-lactate permease — its product is MGTGLLAIIALVPILSVLLFLVILRWPASRAMPVSFLVTVTVALFVWNVPIIQVFAASFRGVVMSIDILLIVFGAILLLNTLKEGGALNTIKQGFTDVSPDRRVQAIIIAWLFGSFIEGASGFGTPAAIAAPLLVAIGFPAMGAVLVALIIQSTPVTFGAIGTPILVGVNGALGSIESITNLPNTLLQIAGQVAILHMIVGIFLPLVMVAMLTRYFGKNKSFAEGFAIWKFAIFAGAAFTVPYALIANLLGPEFPSLFGGLIGLAIVVPAAKKRFLLPKHTWTFEKEEKWDPEWTGSLKVDTSDFKGPKVSMVKSWFPYVLVGVLLVITRLDFLPVKKFLQNIKIDYVKVFGNENGLFETGIQSSQTPFYLPAAIFLLVSLICILLYGMRGSSYNKAINGAFKTTVSAAPALLFAVPMVQVFINSNVATNEFRAMPFQLAVGAAEVFGAQWPIISPIIGALGAFVAGSNTISNMMFAGFQYNTAELIGVGSSATIIVALQAIGGAAGNMICVHNVVAASAAAGVVGREGSMIRKTLIPMMYYVLFAGSLGYVYLYGLGFNIGSVILFAVIGLLIYMIITGIKKNKEMDIEQNKVA
- a CDS encoding tRNA threonylcarbamoyladenosine dehydratase; translation: MLHQFSRNELAIGHDGLNILKNSTVAVLGIGGVGSFSAEALARSGVGRLVLVDKDDVDITNVNRQVHALLSTVGQPKVDLMKARIADINPECEVIALKMFYTEETYESFFEYGLDFVVDASDTISYKIHLMKECLRRKIPIISSMGVANKMDPTRLRIADISKTTYDPIAKVIRTKLRKQGIHKGINVVFSDEQPIKIREEIRKEIVSKAAEEGQIRKAKMPPSSNAFVPSVSGLIMAGHVITTLLKDIHIER
- a CDS encoding homoserine dehydrogenase, with the protein product MIKIGLLGFGTVNSGVYEGITDTLSYLEQLLGDSVSVEKILIRDKQKYSNNSNDELLTDVADDFFKHEYHVVFEAMGGEQPALDYVTFLLTKRIPVITANKELIAKHGSKLESLAKKYETFIGFEATVAGGIPIINTLKSQLQWTSVEKVSGILNGTTNYIITSLQEGNRTFESVLREAQELGFAEADPTSDVEGYDALYKLQILCRLCFGSWPTPEQFQRTGMSHLKSWHFKAGDYFQLKLKYIAEAYYDGHEVKGSISPTFVEEKHPLSSIINENNGIFLQGDWLGNFVASGPGAGKKPTATSMIEDYLHQLQNKTFKQTPIKRKVVNHVDTKEYLVLYDIANEKEIYQFLKLVTYRVDKVVQFENKEKVAMLITANQLLPSIKSADQPVDIFPVLRVNTKVEKFTVETQLKAL